The Desulfovibrio sp. UIB00 genome has a window encoding:
- a CDS encoding PhoH family protein: MAVHSSMLETVEFDDPALANQLFGPHNAHLELLAAASGASIGSRGASILIESPDMNTRQVLCNVFVQLYELLRGGLSLSQQDIARSYEMLRADPGLNLEKIFKDAVFVNTPRKTVTARNVAQRTYLDLLRRNELVFAVGPAGTGKTYLAVAMALSMFQQHKVKRIVLTRPAVEAGERLGFLPGDLADKVNPYLRPLYDALHDMMPQPKVASMLEVGSIEVAPLAFMRGRTLNDAFIILDEAQNTTQEQMKMFLTRMGFGSRMVVTGDTTQIDLPLQPGGQRPRSGLIHALNILAKVPTIAVHHFTKADVVRHPLVGAIVNAYDNAEKSGTSS, translated from the coding sequence ATGGCAGTACATTCCTCCATGCTTGAGACAGTCGAATTCGACGATCCCGCCTTAGCCAATCAGCTATTTGGCCCTCACAATGCGCATCTTGAGCTGTTGGCCGCAGCCAGCGGAGCCTCCATAGGCAGCCGTGGCGCCAGCATTCTTATTGAAAGCCCAGACATGAACACCCGGCAGGTGCTGTGCAATGTTTTTGTGCAGTTGTACGAGCTGCTGCGCGGCGGATTGTCGCTGAGCCAGCAGGATATTGCCCGCAGTTACGAGATGCTGCGCGCGGATCCCGGCCTGAATCTGGAAAAGATTTTCAAGGATGCCGTTTTCGTCAACACCCCGCGCAAAACGGTCACTGCCCGCAATGTTGCCCAGCGCACCTACCTTGATCTGCTGCGGCGCAATGAGCTTGTTTTTGCAGTTGGCCCGGCAGGTACGGGCAAAACCTATCTTGCTGTCGCCATGGCGCTTTCCATGTTTCAGCAGCACAAGGTCAAGCGCATTGTGCTGACGCGCCCAGCGGTGGAGGCGGGTGAACGCCTTGGCTTTTTGCCCGGCGATCTGGCCGACAAGGTCAATCCCTATCTTCGCCCGCTCTATGACGCCCTGCACGACATGATGCCCCAGCCCAAGGTGGCGTCCATGCTTGAAGTGGGTTCCATTGAAGTTGCGCCCCTGGCCTTCATGCGCGGGCGCACCCTTAACGATGCCTTTATTATTCTTGACGAAGCGCAGAACACCACGCAGGAACAGATGAAGATGTTCCTTACCCGCATGGGCTTTGGCTCGCGCATGGTTGTAACGGGCGACACCACCCAGATCGACCTGCCCTTGCAGCCCGGCGGTCAGCGTCCGCGCTCGGGCCTTATCCACGCGCTGAATATCCTTGCCAAAGTTCCAACCATCGCAGTGCATCACTTCACCAAGGCCGACGTAGTGCGGCATCCCTTGGTGGGAGCAATCGTAAACGCCTATGATAATGCAGAAAAAAGCGGCACGTCCAGCTAG
- a CDS encoding HDIG domain-containing metalloprotein produces MLRARHHCGLGLSVLVLTLLFISLLAGANFEAVPRVYVAGQVADSDVIADRDILVEDVQATKARRKQVQLLQPPVYDLSLEPFTAFQNRIVEIMRSLNNGIDYHVGVEGPLHRLVEELTPTVADEILPELAQPEAQTYLLKVLLPQIRDHMAEGLVGDIRSARVDRSGVIVRNLDTNTEILRPDVVNLPDVQSYLAEISAQIRQVSTLNPQSRRAINILLSATMPSSLTLNRESTQKRSSAVMSMVEPVYYQIQKGEIVLRKGERVSREQQIKLQTLYKSASDPMHWDIAAGAFLCSLVLSIGFFVAPSGKPGTPLRCKDMLLISLLLLLFSAGAKAVYVLGMRIDSHSFINTLAVGYPVAGAVGLVAMVFAARRYCTMALLISFFTMLMFQAQFSLFLLHFLGGMLATWLVTNAQSRQDVVWSIVPLTIGQSIIWFGATLLAQSAPGVMPTQLLAVFINSVLSLILLFAVSPVLEISFGYSTRFRLMELMSLEQPLMQELMVTVPGTYHHSLVVANMVEAGAKAIGANSLLCKVAALYHDVGKLSYPEYFIENQFGGPNKHDKLAPSMSALILLSHVKKGTELAERYKLGQDIADIISQHHGTRLIRFFYQKALNQGEKPRESDFSYVGPRPQTKEAAILMLADSVEASSRTLNDPTPARIKSHIDTIIKGIFSEGQLDESELTFKDLHFLSENFQRILTGIFHQRIAYPDARINDAARAENKPNGKNGSAPSTHGATALTPTGHGKPCGDKPCNGDKPVAAQSPEVKALTSQPESAKQAGIPAIPEEKGQA; encoded by the coding sequence ATGTTGCGGGCCCGCCACCATTGTGGCCTGGGGCTTTCGGTACTTGTGCTCACCCTGCTTTTCATCAGCCTGCTTGCAGGGGCCAATTTTGAAGCCGTGCCCCGCGTGTACGTTGCCGGGCAAGTGGCGGATTCTGATGTCATTGCCGACCGCGACATCCTTGTTGAAGACGTGCAGGCCACCAAGGCCCGGCGCAAGCAGGTGCAGCTTCTGCAACCGCCTGTCTATGATCTGAGTCTTGAGCCCTTTACGGCCTTTCAGAACCGTATTGTGGAGATCATGCGCAGCCTGAACAACGGCATTGATTATCATGTTGGGGTCGAAGGCCCGCTGCACAGGCTGGTGGAAGAACTGACACCCACAGTTGCAGACGAAATTTTGCCGGAACTCGCCCAGCCCGAGGCGCAGACGTATCTGCTCAAGGTGCTGCTGCCCCAGATTCGCGACCATATGGCAGAAGGCCTTGTGGGCGACATACGCTCGGCAAGGGTTGACCGCTCTGGCGTTATTGTGCGCAATCTGGATACGAATACAGAAATACTGCGCCCGGACGTGGTCAATCTGCCCGATGTGCAATCGTATCTGGCGGAAATTTCTGCCCAGATACGGCAGGTTTCCACGCTGAACCCGCAGTCGCGGCGCGCCATCAATATCCTGCTTTCCGCAACCATGCCTTCCTCGTTGACGCTGAACCGGGAATCGACCCAAAAGCGCAGCTCTGCCGTCATGTCCATGGTTGAACCCGTGTATTATCAGATACAGAAGGGCGAAATCGTGTTGCGCAAGGGCGAGAGGGTCAGCCGCGAGCAGCAGATCAAGCTGCAAACGCTTTATAAATCCGCTTCTGACCCCATGCACTGGGACATAGCCGCTGGCGCTTTTTTGTGCTCGCTGGTGCTTTCCATCGGCTTTTTTGTTGCCCCCAGCGGCAAACCCGGCACCCCCCTTCGCTGCAAAGACATGCTGCTCATTTCCTTGCTTCTGCTGCTTTTCAGCGCCGGGGCAAAGGCTGTGTATGTGCTTGGCATGCGCATCGACAGCCATTCGTTCATCAATACGCTGGCCGTGGGCTACCCTGTAGCAGGCGCAGTGGGGCTGGTCGCCATGGTTTTTGCGGCCCGGCGCTACTGCACCATGGCCCTGTTGATCTCGTTTTTTACCATGCTCATGTTTCAGGCGCAGTTTTCGCTGTTCCTGCTCCATTTCCTTGGCGGCATGCTGGCCACATGGCTTGTGACCAACGCCCAGAGCCGACAGGATGTGGTGTGGAGCATTGTGCCGCTGACCATCGGTCAGTCCATCATCTGGTTTGGCGCAACCCTGCTGGCCCAAAGCGCCCCAGGCGTCATGCCCACGCAGTTGCTGGCTGTGTTTATCAACAGCGTGCTCTCGCTCATTCTGCTCTTTGCCGTGAGCCCCGTGCTTGAAATCAGCTTTGGCTACAGCACGCGCTTCCGCCTCATGGAACTTATGAGCCTTGAGCAACCCCTCATGCAGGAGCTTATGGTAACTGTGCCTGGCACCTACCATCACTCCCTTGTGGTCGCCAACATGGTTGAAGCCGGGGCCAAGGCCATCGGCGCCAACAGTCTGCTGTGCAAGGTGGCGGCCCTGTATCATGACGTGGGCAAGCTCTCGTATCCCGAATATTTCATCGAAAACCAGTTTGGCGGGCCCAACAAGCACGACAAGCTGGCCCCGTCCATGAGTGCGCTCATCCTGCTTTCGCATGTCAAAAAAGGCACGGAACTGGCCGAGCGGTACAAGCTCGGGCAGGATATTGCCGACATTATCAGTCAGCACCACGGCACACGACTCATACGCTTTTTCTACCAGAAGGCCCTGAACCAGGGCGAAAAGCCGCGTGAATCCGATTTCAGCTATGTGGGGCCGCGCCCGCAAACCAAGGAAGCCGCCATCCTCATGCTGGCAGACTCCGTTGAGGCATCCAGCCGCACGCTCAACGATCCTACGCCCGCGCGCATCAAGTCGCACATTGACACCATCATCAAGGGCATTTTCTCGGAAGGGCAGTTGGACGAATCGGAGCTGACCTTTAAGGATCTGCACTTCCTGAGCGAAAACTTCCAGCGCATTCTGACGGGTATTTTCCATCAGCGCATTGCCTATCCTGACGCCAGAATCAATGACGCCGCCCGTGCTGAAAACAAGCCCAACGGCAAAAACGGCTCTGCCCCCTCAACACATGGCGCAACGGCCCTTACCCCCACGGGGCATGGCAAACCGTGCGGCGACAAGCCTTGCAACGGAGACAAACCCGTTGCGGCACAATCGCCTGAAGTGAAAGCTCTGACGAGTCAGCCTGAGAGCGCCAAACAGGCTGGCATACCTGCCATCCCTGAAGAAAAGGGGCAGGCATAG
- the ybeY gene encoding rRNA maturation RNase YbeY: MGAVRGKQPQATVRIFCRYPATAWILPFDRRQQRAALAAMLAAAEQANVPVVPPAVELHLIDDAAMSAANRRCMGCQGPTNVLSFPGGCDSPGTLLFSLDTLRRECLLYGQEPGEHALRLLAHGMAHLCGLDHSAQMDAVSDYFMLVAAEAVA; encoded by the coding sequence ATGGGCGCAGTCAGGGGTAAGCAGCCACAGGCAACCGTGCGCATTTTCTGCCGCTATCCGGCCACAGCATGGATTCTGCCGTTTGACCGCAGGCAGCAGCGCGCTGCCCTTGCGGCCATGCTTGCCGCCGCAGAGCAGGCCAATGTGCCTGTTGTGCCCCCGGCTGTGGAACTGCATCTGATTGATGACGCAGCCATGAGCGCAGCCAACAGGCGCTGCATGGGCTGCCAGGGCCCTACCAACGTGCTTTCCTTCCCCGGTGGCTGCGACAGCCCCGGCACTCTTCTGTTTTCACTGGATACGCTGCGCAGGGAATGCCTGCTGTATGGGCAGGAACCGGGCGAACACGCGCTACGCCTGCTGGCCCACGGAATGGCCCACCTGTGCGGGCTTGACCACAGCGCGCAGATGGATGCGGTGAGCGACTATTTTATGCTCGTCGCCGCCGAAGCAGTGGCTTGA
- a CDS encoding polynucleotide adenylyltransferase, translating to MELYLVGGAMRDLLLGRMPTELDFSFSGSMDDFLAAHPDAVCVGKSVNVCLWRGRECMPLRGGTLASDLAARDLTVNALALDSAGRLYMHPKAVDDLRNRMMRPASPTAFVDDPTRIFRLARFASRWPDWRIAREAFEQMRATPKALLAGIPAERVAKEMLKALALPRPARFFRVLAQGDCLSPWFEEHERARYIPAGPVKWHANSVLGHSLRLMDELAGDAMAVWMALCHDLGKISTDPALLPHHYGHEARGVPLALTLAKRLRLPSVYARAGALAAEEHMKAGMFATLRTGTRRDLLWRVNQLGLSRPFWKLADADSNSPISSLAYPSLKAINAVRLPEEWHNRGEESARKLRELQCMALAALNRKWAA from the coding sequence ATGGAACTCTACCTCGTCGGCGGCGCAATGCGCGACCTTTTGCTTGGGCGTATGCCCACAGAGCTGGATTTTTCCTTTTCAGGAAGCATGGACGACTTTTTGGCCGCGCATCCCGACGCGGTCTGCGTGGGTAAAAGCGTCAATGTCTGCCTGTGGCGCGGGCGCGAATGCATGCCCCTCAGGGGCGGCACCCTGGCGTCTGATCTTGCAGCGCGGGATCTCACCGTCAATGCCCTTGCGCTCGACAGCGCGGGGCGGCTGTACATGCACCCCAAGGCGGTTGACGACCTGCGCAACAGAATGATGCGTCCGGCTTCGCCCACGGCCTTTGTGGATGATCCCACCAGAATTTTTCGTCTGGCGCGCTTTGCCTCCCGCTGGCCTGACTGGCGCATAGCCCGCGAGGCTTTTGAACAGATGCGCGCCACACCCAAGGCTTTGCTGGCGGGCATTCCTGCGGAACGTGTGGCCAAGGAAATGCTCAAGGCTCTGGCCTTGCCGCGCCCGGCGCGATTCTTTCGCGTTCTGGCGCAAGGGGATTGTTTGTCCCCCTGGTTTGAAGAACACGAGCGCGCACGCTACATTCCCGCAGGCCCCGTGAAGTGGCATGCCAACAGCGTGTTGGGCCACAGCCTGCGGCTGATGGACGAACTCGCAGGCGATGCCATGGCCGTGTGGATGGCCTTGTGCCATGACCTCGGAAAAATTAGCACTGACCCTGCCCTGCTGCCCCATCATTATGGGCATGAGGCGCGCGGTGTGCCGCTCGCACTGACACTTGCCAAAAGGTTGCGGCTGCCGTCAGTCTACGCCAGGGCTGGGGCGCTTGCTGCGGAAGAACACATGAAGGCAGGCATGTTTGCCACCCTGCGCACCGGCACACGCCGAGACCTGCTGTGGCGTGTTAACCAGCTTGGGCTTTCGCGCCCTTTCTGGAAGCTGGCGGATGCCGACAGCAATTCACCTATCAGCAGTTTGGCCTATCCGAGCCTGAAGGCTATAAACGCCGTGCGTCTGCCCGAAGAGTGGCACAACCGGGGCGAAGAATCAGCCCGCAAGCTGCGCGAATTGCAGTGCATGGCCCTGGCGGCACTGAACAGAAAGTGGGCGGCCTAG
- a CDS encoding biotin--acetyl-CoA-carboxylase ligase, translated as MTPVCHSQPFEGSSPTGADKNFIPRIWRFGEVGSCLDTAANLAARGWLDPWDSVQVVSQTAGRGQLRRQWHSPAGNVYAALRLPLVPPFDGTAAAPAVGALLAEALAMDGWQVRLKWPNDLVLCASEAEPRKLAGILLEERGGVLLAGIGINVCWSPPVEQMREDAALEATNLAAQHKSTIFTPPVAEALWQTLVKRMFSAYINCHSFPEGWRARAESLLLWRGENVELRDDDRIVRGWLAGLGTSGGLCLNINGRLEEFICGSLRLSPAGE; from the coding sequence ATGACCCCAGTATGTCACAGCCAACCGTTTGAGGGAAGCTCCCCAACTGGCGCTGACAAAAATTTTATTCCGCGTATCTGGCGCTTTGGCGAGGTCGGCTCTTGCCTCGATACCGCTGCAAACCTTGCGGCGCGCGGTTGGCTTGATCCGTGGGACAGTGTTCAGGTTGTCAGCCAGACAGCGGGGCGCGGGCAGTTGCGGCGTCAGTGGCACTCGCCTGCAGGCAACGTGTATGCGGCCCTGCGTCTGCCGCTTGTGCCCCCTTTTGACGGCACGGCGGCGGCCCCGGCAGTGGGTGCCCTGCTGGCGGAGGCTCTGGCAATGGACGGGTGGCAGGTGCGCCTGAAATGGCCCAATGACCTTGTGCTGTGCGCGTCGGAAGCCGAACCCAGAAAACTGGCAGGCATTCTGCTGGAGGAGCGGGGCGGGGTGCTGCTGGCGGGCATTGGTATAAATGTGTGCTGGTCACCCCCAGTGGAACAGATGCGGGAGGACGCCGCTCTGGAGGCAACAAACCTTGCCGCCCAGCATAAATCCACCATTTTTACGCCTCCAGTGGCCGAAGCCTTGTGGCAAACCCTTGTAAAGCGCATGTTTTCAGCTTATATTAACTGCCACTCTTTTCCCGAGGGGTGGAGAGCCCGTGCGGAGTCTCTTTTGCTCTGGCGCGGCGAGAACGTGGAGCTGCGTGACGATGACCGCATCGTACGCGGCTGGCTGGCGGGCCTAGGAACGTCAGGCGGCCTGTGTCTTAACATCAACGGACGGCTTGAGGAATTCATTTGCGGTAGTCTCCGGCTGAGCCCTGCGGGGGAATGA
- a CDS encoding pyruvate carboxylase — MANKTFSEVQDFLKGKVILVANRGIPARRICRSIRERFDAVAAMTATDVDKTAPAASTAQELMLLGTDPRAYLDIDRIIDKAKQRGVVGIHPGWGFASEDTRFPQRCKEAGITFIGATAEAMNLLGNKVQAREVARKLGIPVVPGSEGAVDIPTARQLINEIGLPIMLKAEGGGGGRGIFAIHNEADLEDAFFKASTMAQASFGNPRLFVEKFLADVRHIEIQVIADMYGNVFAFDERDCTVQRNHQKLIEITPSPWPGMTKNLRDRLKDYSRRLVRAVGYHSLATVEFLVTPDGTPYLIEVNTRLQVEHGITECRYGIDLVEEQIAVAFGAELRYREESQRPSYWAMQVRINCENPQDNFAPNSGLISRYVSPGGPGVRLDSNISAGYEFPANYDSAGALLISYATDWEKVLGITERALSEYVIGGIKTTIPFFRQVIKHPLFKQGSINTNFIATHPELMVYTDLAPEGERLAKLVAEISAKGFNPYVQLGEYRSSSTPCLGPFEPVLPPISTAARRQPSPYPQGDRMATLDYIRDSGLVHFTDTTTRDLTQSNSGNRLRLAEDRLMGPYLDNAGFFSLENGGGAHFHVAMLANMTYPFTEAKEWNRFAPKTLKQLLVRSTNVLGYTPQPRNLMLKTGEMICDHYQVVRCFDFLNHVENMRPIAEVVMDRKDVIFQPAISMSWAKGFDVKHYLGVTEAMLRMVGDIMGASPKEASRHIILGLKDMAGVCPPRFMDELVKALRKAWPELVLHYHRHYTDGLFVPSCGAAAKAGAHIIDVGLGSSVRSYGQGDVLATMAYIEDELGLKCNLDKNAIRDANFVCKQIMPYYDRYCAPYFQGIDYDVTRHGMPGGATSSSQEGAMKQGYIHLLPYMLKFLEGTRQIVRYHDVTPGSQITWNTAFLAVTGAWKRGGEDEVRYLLEVLGQVTRTPEKELTDEMRRARLNIYQDCNDAFRNLLQGKFGKLPLGFPADWVYQSAFGSDWKSAMAARTETSPLESLAEVNLAAEEKACAEILKRKPNDEEFVLYLNHPADALKTIQFKSKFGDPNNLPLHVWFEGLKVGQDLYFNDSSGKPHHLLLLSISTPNDAGISICRYVLDSEFMSCEVQVRQPSGNGAKSTLMADTANKYHVAAPSNGDLWVMYVHPGDVVKAGEELFNVSIMKQEKAVLAPIDGMVKRVLKTADFKENKQMVSVREGELIVELGPVPRICGNEACGQPIPMDNIAFCPYCGVRVS; from the coding sequence ATGGCCAACAAGACATTCTCGGAAGTTCAGGATTTTTTGAAGGGCAAGGTAATACTGGTTGCTAACCGGGGTATTCCGGCCCGTCGCATTTGTCGTTCCATCCGCGAACGTTTTGACGCGGTAGCGGCAATGACTGCGACTGATGTGGACAAAACGGCCCCTGCGGCCTCAACGGCGCAGGAACTGATGCTGCTCGGGACAGACCCCCGCGCGTATCTGGATATTGACCGCATTATCGACAAAGCCAAACAACGTGGCGTAGTCGGCATTCACCCCGGCTGGGGGTTTGCTTCCGAGGACACGCGCTTTCCGCAGCGCTGCAAAGAGGCGGGCATCACCTTTATCGGCGCGACAGCCGAGGCCATGAACCTGTTGGGCAACAAGGTTCAGGCTCGAGAAGTGGCCCGCAAATTGGGCATTCCTGTTGTGCCCGGCTCTGAAGGAGCCGTGGATATTCCTACCGCCCGCCAGCTTATCAACGAGATCGGGCTGCCCATCATGCTCAAGGCAGAAGGGGGCGGCGGTGGACGCGGTATTTTTGCCATCCATAACGAGGCTGACCTGGAAGACGCCTTTTTCAAGGCTTCCACCATGGCTCAGGCTTCGTTTGGCAATCCGCGCCTGTTTGTGGAAAAGTTCCTTGCCGATGTGCGCCACATTGAAATTCAGGTCATTGCCGACATGTACGGCAACGTGTTCGCCTTTGACGAACGCGATTGCACCGTGCAACGCAACCACCAGAAACTCATTGAAATTACGCCTTCGCCCTGGCCGGGCATGACCAAGAACCTGCGCGACAGGCTCAAGGATTATTCCCGCCGCCTGGTGCGCGCCGTGGGCTACCATTCGCTTGCCACGGTCGAATTCCTCGTTACGCCTGACGGTACGCCGTACCTTATTGAAGTTAACACCCGTTTGCAGGTTGAGCACGGCATCACCGAATGCCGCTACGGCATTGACCTTGTGGAAGAGCAGATCGCCGTGGCCTTTGGCGCGGAACTGCGCTACCGCGAAGAAAGCCAGCGTCCTTCGTACTGGGCCATGCAGGTGCGCATCAACTGCGAAAACCCGCAGGACAACTTCGCCCCCAATTCCGGCCTCATTTCGCGATATGTGTCGCCCGGCGGCCCCGGCGTGCGCCTTGATTCCAATATCAGCGCAGGCTACGAGTTCCCCGCCAACTACGACTCTGCGGGCGCGCTGCTCATATCTTACGCCACTGACTGGGAAAAGGTGCTTGGCATCACGGAACGCGCCCTGAGCGAATATGTGATCGGCGGCATAAAGACCACCATTCCTTTCTTCCGTCAGGTCATCAAGCACCCCCTGTTCAAGCAGGGCAGCATCAATACCAACTTCATCGCCACGCATCCCGAGCTCATGGTCTACACCGACCTTGCGCCCGAAGGCGAGCGCCTTGCCAAGCTGGTGGCCGAAATTTCGGCCAAGGGCTTCAACCCCTACGTGCAACTTGGCGAATACCGTTCAAGCTCCACGCCCTGTCTTGGCCCCTTTGAACCTGTGCTGCCGCCCATAAGCACGGCTGCGCGGCGTCAGCCTTCGCCCTATCCGCAGGGCGACCGCATGGCCACACTGGATTACATCCGTGATTCCGGGCTGGTGCACTTTACCGACACCACAACCCGCGACCTCACGCAGTCCAATTCCGGCAACCGCCTGCGCCTTGCCGAAGATAGGCTCATGGGCCCCTATCTTGACAATGCGGGATTTTTCTCGCTTGAAAACGGCGGCGGGGCGCACTTCCATGTAGCCATGCTGGCAAACATGACCTACCCCTTCACCGAAGCCAAGGAATGGAACCGCTTTGCGCCCAAAACCCTCAAGCAGTTGCTGGTGCGTTCCACCAACGTGCTTGGGTATACGCCGCAGCCGCGCAACCTCATGCTCAAAACGGGCGAAATGATTTGCGACCACTATCAGGTCGTGCGTTGCTTCGACTTTTTGAACCATGTGGAAAACATGCGCCCCATTGCCGAGGTGGTCATGGACCGCAAGGACGTGATCTTCCAGCCTGCCATTTCCATGTCGTGGGCCAAGGGTTTTGACGTCAAGCACTATCTGGGCGTTACCGAAGCCATGTTGCGCATGGTGGGCGACATCATGGGCGCAAGCCCCAAGGAAGCCTCGCGACACATCATTCTGGGCCTCAAGGACATGGCTGGCGTTTGCCCGCCGCGCTTCATGGACGAGCTGGTCAAAGCCCTGCGTAAAGCCTGGCCCGAACTTGTGCTGCACTATCACAGGCACTATACAGATGGCCTGTTCGTGCCCTCGTGCGGCGCTGCGGCCAAGGCTGGCGCGCACATCATCGACGTGGGCCTCGGCTCATCGGTACGTTCTTATGGTCAGGGCGATGTGCTTGCCACCATGGCCTATATTGAAGATGAACTGGGCCTCAAGTGCAACCTTGATAAAAACGCCATCCGCGATGCCAACTTCGTCTGCAAGCAGATCATGCCCTATTACGACCGCTACTGCGCGCCGTACTTCCAGGGCATTGACTATGACGTAACGCGCCACGGCATGCCCGGCGGGGCCACTTCATCCTCGCAGGAAGGCGCCATGAAGCAGGGGTACATTCACCTGCTGCCCTACATGCTCAAGTTCCTTGAAGGCACCCGCCAGATCGTGCGCTATCACGATGTGACGCCCGGCTCGCAGATCACCTGGAACACGGCGTTTCTGGCCGTTACAGGTGCATGGAAGCGGGGCGGCGAAGATGAAGTGCGCTACCTGCTGGAAGTGCTGGGTCAGGTCACCCGCACCCCCGAAAAAGAGCTTACGGACGAAATGCGCCGCGCGCGCCTGAACATCTATCAGGACTGCAACGACGCCTTCCGTAACCTGCTTCAGGGCAAGTTCGGCAAACTGCCGCTTGGCTTCCCGGCTGACTGGGTCTACCAGAGCGCTTTCGGCTCTGACTGGAAGAGCGCCATGGCGGCCCGCACTGAAACTTCGCCCCTTGAATCGCTGGCAGAAGTGAACCTTGCAGCCGAAGAAAAGGCCTGCGCCGAAATTCTGAAGCGCAAGCCCAATGATGAAGAGTTCGTGCTGTACCTTAACCATCCGGCGGACGCGCTCAAGACCATTCAGTTCAAGTCCAAGTTCGGCGACCCCAACAACCTGCCTTTGCATGTATGGTTCGAGGGCCTGAAAGTCGGTCAGGATCTGTACTTCAACGACAGCAGCGGCAAGCCCCATCATCTCTTGCTGCTCAGCATTTCCACCCCCAACGATGCGGGCATCTCCATCTGCCGTTATGTGCTCGACTCCGAATTCATGAGCTGCGAAGTTCAGGTTCGGCAGCCTTCGGGCAACGGCGCAAAGAGCACGCTCATGGCCGATACGGCCAACAAGTATCATGTGGCCGCGCCGAGCAACGGCGATTTGTGGGTCATGTATGTGCATCCCGGTGATGTGGTCAAAGCGGGCGAAGAGCTCTTTAACGTCTCCATCATGAAGCAGGAAAAGGCCGTTCTGGCCCCCATTGACGGCATGGTGAAGCGTGTGCTCAAAACCGCCGACTTTAAAGAAAACAAGCAAATGGTTTCGGTCAGAGAAGGTGAGCTAATTGTGGAGCTGGGGCCTGTGCCGCGCATATGCGGCAATGAGGCCTGCGGTCAGCCCATTCCTATGGATAACATCGCATTCTGCCCCTATTGCGGTGTGCGCGTAAGTTAA